The Microbacterium foliorum genome has a window encoding:
- a CDS encoding 3-hydroxyacyl-CoA dehydrogenase NAD-binding domain-containing protein: MAHSISAQYANVDFSPIQALTDGEVITHSPVRDIRLASGKVLALITLDNGRDHTRPNTLGPATLTALGETLDGLTARAAAGEIQAVGITGKQYILAAGADLSDISKVGSRDDARLIAQLGHKVLGKLGELGVPSFAFVNGLALGGGLEIALNSDYRTVDASSAAIALPEVFLGIIPGWGGAYLLPNLIGIENALEVVISNPLKQNRMLKPQQAFDLGIVDAIFPAANYLENSLAWADAVLGGKKVERKNEPGKIERLTKWPIAIKMARGMLESKIGTVPKSPYAALELLDKARSGTKAEGFAREDEALADLVTGDQFAASMYAFDLVQKRAKRPVGAPDKALAKKVTKVGIIGAGLMASQFALLFVRKLQVPVLITDLDQARVDKGVAYIHEQIGTLESKGRLDADSANKLRALVTGTTDKSLYADCDFVIEAVFEEVGVKQQVFGEIEKIIAEDAILATNTSSLSVEEIGAKLQHPERLVGFHFFNPVAVMPLIEIVKTPTTSEAALSTAFVVAKNLGKNAVLTADAPGFVVNRLLAKVMGEAARAVYEGTPIIDVEKAFAPLGLPMGPFQLIDLVGWKVAAHVQDTMADAFPERFYANENFHALAELDAVIEKDKGGRVTGWTKQAEKLLKPAVGSTPASADTILRRVQDGLASEIKLMLDDGVVPEVEDIDLCLILGAGWPFIDGGASPYLDREGASERAFGGEFHTPQIRGIENR, translated from the coding sequence ATGGCACACTCGATCTCCGCACAGTACGCGAACGTCGACTTCTCCCCCATCCAGGCACTCACCGACGGCGAGGTGATCACGCACTCCCCCGTGCGCGACATCCGCCTCGCGTCCGGCAAGGTGCTGGCTCTGATCACCCTCGACAACGGCCGCGATCACACGCGTCCGAACACGCTGGGTCCCGCCACGCTCACCGCGCTCGGCGAGACGCTCGACGGCCTCACCGCGCGTGCTGCGGCCGGCGAGATCCAGGCCGTCGGCATCACCGGAAAGCAGTACATCCTCGCTGCAGGCGCCGACCTGTCCGACATCAGCAAGGTCGGCTCTCGAGACGACGCTCGTCTGATCGCGCAGCTCGGGCACAAGGTGCTCGGCAAGCTGGGCGAGCTCGGCGTCCCCTCCTTCGCCTTCGTGAACGGTCTGGCGCTCGGCGGCGGCCTCGAGATCGCGCTCAACTCCGACTACCGCACGGTCGACGCGTCCTCCGCGGCGATCGCCCTTCCCGAGGTCTTCCTCGGCATCATCCCCGGCTGGGGCGGGGCGTACCTGCTGCCGAACCTGATCGGCATCGAGAACGCCCTCGAGGTCGTCATCTCGAACCCGCTCAAGCAGAACCGGATGCTGAAGCCGCAGCAGGCGTTCGACCTCGGCATCGTCGACGCGATCTTCCCGGCGGCGAACTACCTCGAGAACTCGCTCGCCTGGGCGGACGCCGTCCTCGGCGGCAAGAAGGTCGAGCGCAAGAACGAGCCCGGCAAGATCGAACGCCTCACGAAGTGGCCGATCGCCATCAAGATGGCGCGGGGCATGCTCGAGTCGAAGATCGGTACCGTCCCGAAGTCCCCCTACGCCGCACTGGAGCTGCTCGACAAGGCCAGGAGCGGCACGAAGGCGGAGGGCTTCGCTCGCGAGGACGAAGCTCTCGCAGATCTCGTCACAGGCGACCAGTTCGCGGCATCCATGTACGCGTTCGACCTCGTGCAGAAGCGTGCGAAGCGTCCGGTCGGCGCTCCCGATAAGGCCCTCGCCAAGAAGGTCACGAAGGTCGGCATCATCGGTGCCGGGCTGATGGCCAGCCAGTTCGCGCTGCTCTTCGTCCGCAAGCTGCAGGTGCCGGTGCTGATCACCGACCTCGACCAGGCGCGCGTCGACAAGGGCGTCGCTTACATCCACGAGCAGATCGGCACGCTCGAGAGCAAGGGACGCTTGGACGCGGACTCCGCGAACAAGCTGCGCGCACTCGTCACGGGCACGACCGACAAGAGCCTGTACGCGGACTGCGACTTCGTCATCGAGGCCGTGTTCGAGGAGGTCGGCGTCAAGCAGCAGGTGTTCGGCGAGATCGAGAAGATCATCGCCGAGGACGCGATCCTGGCGACCAACACCTCGTCGCTCTCGGTCGAGGAGATCGGCGCGAAGCTCCAGCACCCCGAGCGCCTGGTCGGCTTCCACTTCTTCAACCCGGTCGCGGTGATGCCGCTGATCGAGATCGTGAAGACGCCGACGACCTCGGAGGCGGCTCTCTCGACCGCGTTCGTGGTGGCCAAGAATCTGGGCAAGAACGCGGTGCTCACCGCCGATGCTCCCGGGTTCGTGGTCAACCGACTGCTCGCCAAGGTCATGGGCGAGGCTGCGCGGGCCGTCTATGAAGGCACGCCGATCATCGACGTCGAGAAGGCCTTCGCGCCTCTCGGACTGCCGATGGGGCCGTTCCAGCTGATCGACCTCGTCGGCTGGAAGGTCGCCGCCCACGTGCAGGACACGATGGCAGACGCGTTCCCCGAGCGCTTCTACGCGAACGAGAACTTCCACGCTCTCGCCGAGCTCGATGCCGTCATCGAGAAAGACAAGGGCGGTCGTGTGACCGGCTGGACGAAGCAGGCCGAGAAGCTGCTGAAGCCCGCCGTCGGCTCGACGCCGGCATCGGCCGACACCATTCTGCGGCGGGTGCAGGACGGCCTCGCCAGCGAGATCAAGCTGATGCTCGATGACGGCGTCGTGCCCGAGGTCGAGGACATCGACCTGTGCCTGATCCTGGGCGCCGGCTGGCCGTTCATCGACGGAGGCGCATCGCCGTATCTCGACCGGGAGGGTGCCTCGGAACGCGCCTTCGGCGGAGAGTTCCACACCCCGCAGATCCGCGGCATCGAGAATCGCTGA
- a CDS encoding DUF3000 family protein has protein sequence MTAHPDAGTIFDDAVAELRDIAFRADITIREIPTPQGLAPHALALAADVRPDDEGESAYGTGRFVLLHDPDTPSAWDGAWRIVIFAQAPLETEIGTDPLLADVTWSWLVDALDSRGAVYHSASGTSTKTLSKGFGTLSVEGDGAQIELRASWTPDGPFAPHVEAWVELVGMLAGLPPGSEGIAVIGARKAARD, from the coding sequence GTGACCGCACACCCCGATGCCGGGACGATCTTCGACGACGCCGTGGCCGAACTGCGTGATATCGCGTTCCGCGCGGACATCACGATCCGAGAGATCCCCACGCCGCAAGGCCTCGCCCCGCACGCGCTGGCGCTCGCCGCCGATGTCCGCCCTGATGACGAGGGCGAGTCCGCGTACGGCACCGGCCGCTTCGTGCTCCTGCACGACCCCGACACCCCCAGCGCCTGGGACGGCGCATGGCGCATCGTCATCTTCGCCCAGGCTCCTCTGGAGACGGAGATCGGCACCGACCCGCTCCTCGCCGATGTCACCTGGTCGTGGCTCGTCGACGCCCTGGACTCCCGTGGCGCGGTCTACCACTCGGCATCCGGCACGTCGACCAAGACGCTGTCGAAGGGCTTCGGGACCCTCTCCGTCGAGGGCGACGGCGCTCAGATAGAATTGAGGGCGTCCTGGACACCCGATGGCCCCTTCGCCCCCCACGTCGAAGCCTGGGTCGAGCTGGTCGGGATGCTGGCGGGTCTTCCGCCCGGTTCCGAGGGCATCGCCGTGATCGGCGCTCGAAAGGCAGCACGTGACTGA
- the dxs gene encoding 1-deoxy-D-xylulose-5-phosphate synthase, which translates to MPILPSISGPRDLDALSEDQLAELAAEIRVFLVENVSRTGGHLGPNLGVVELTIALHRVFSSPDDPFIFDTGHQSYVHKLLTGRQDFSKLRLRGGLAGYPQRSESAHDVVESSHASSSLSWADGVSRALTATGRADRHVVAVLGDGSLTGGMTWEALNNISDDNDRNLVIVVNDNGRSYAPTIGGMSRYLNRVRTAAAYKELHHKSDRLFRAFGPVGRAVFRGVRGGTHGFLSRFTNNEALYSNLDIKYLGPIDGHDLLALLETLELAKSYGAPVIVHTITEKGRGYQPARDDEADQFHAVGRIDPVTGETLSSGGTGWTEVFSDALVSVGERRDDVIAMTAAMLRPTGLAPFAERFPDRVYDVGIAEQHAVASAAGLAFGGLHPVVALYATFMGRAFDQVLMDVALHRAGVTFVLDRAGVTGPDGPSHHGMWDLAMLQIVPHIRIAAPRDGERLREALDEAVLVDDAPTVIRFPKGDVSPELPAVERLHDGVDVLSRGESEDVLLVAIGPFAALAMDVAERLRAQGIGATVIDPRWAIPVQPSIVSMAARHRLVITIEDGIRVGGIGTRVRQVLREAGIDTAVDELGLPDEFIDHASRDQILADAGLTAAKIAQDVVSQVLGTRIPVARQTDETGTIDLPLRERR; encoded by the coding sequence ATGCCGATTCTTCCGAGCATCTCAGGACCCCGCGATCTGGACGCACTGTCCGAGGATCAGCTGGCCGAACTCGCGGCGGAGATCCGGGTTTTCCTGGTCGAGAACGTCTCCCGCACCGGCGGACACCTCGGCCCGAACCTCGGCGTCGTCGAACTCACGATCGCGCTGCACCGCGTGTTCTCCTCACCCGACGACCCCTTCATCTTCGACACCGGGCACCAGTCGTATGTGCACAAGCTCCTCACCGGGCGCCAGGACTTCTCCAAGCTGCGTCTGCGCGGGGGGCTGGCCGGTTACCCGCAGCGCAGCGAGAGTGCTCACGACGTCGTGGAGTCGTCGCATGCCTCGAGCTCTCTGAGCTGGGCCGACGGGGTTTCCCGAGCCCTCACCGCTACCGGGCGCGCGGACCGTCACGTGGTCGCCGTCCTCGGTGACGGGTCGCTCACCGGCGGGATGACCTGGGAAGCTCTCAACAACATCTCCGACGACAACGACCGCAACCTGGTGATCGTGGTGAACGACAACGGCCGGTCGTATGCCCCGACGATCGGCGGCATGTCACGCTATCTCAACCGCGTGCGCACGGCCGCGGCCTACAAGGAGCTCCACCACAAGTCGGACCGCCTGTTCCGCGCCTTCGGCCCCGTCGGCCGCGCGGTCTTCCGTGGAGTACGGGGAGGAACTCACGGCTTCCTCTCGCGCTTCACGAACAACGAGGCCCTGTATTCCAATCTGGACATCAAGTACCTCGGACCGATCGACGGACACGATCTGTTGGCGCTTCTCGAGACGCTCGAGCTGGCGAAGTCCTACGGGGCACCGGTGATCGTGCACACGATCACCGAGAAGGGCCGCGGCTACCAGCCCGCACGAGACGACGAGGCGGATCAGTTCCACGCCGTCGGCCGCATCGATCCGGTGACCGGGGAGACCCTCTCATCGGGCGGCACGGGATGGACGGAGGTCTTCTCGGACGCTCTGGTCTCGGTGGGCGAGCGCCGTGACGACGTCATCGCCATGACCGCGGCGATGCTGCGCCCGACCGGACTCGCTCCCTTCGCAGAACGCTTCCCCGACCGCGTCTACGACGTGGGCATCGCCGAGCAGCACGCGGTCGCCTCTGCGGCAGGCCTCGCCTTCGGCGGTCTGCATCCGGTGGTCGCGCTGTACGCCACATTCATGGGGCGCGCGTTCGATCAGGTGCTCATGGACGTCGCACTGCACCGTGCGGGCGTCACGTTCGTGCTGGACCGTGCCGGTGTCACAGGTCCTGACGGCCCCAGCCATCACGGCATGTGGGACCTGGCGATGCTGCAGATCGTGCCGCACATCCGCATCGCGGCTCCCCGTGACGGCGAGCGTCTGAGGGAGGCACTCGACGAGGCCGTGCTGGTCGACGACGCTCCGACGGTCATCCGCTTCCCCAAGGGCGACGTCTCGCCGGAGCTCCCTGCCGTCGAGCGACTGCACGACGGCGTCGATGTGCTCTCCAGAGGCGAGTCCGAAGACGTGCTGCTCGTGGCGATCGGCCCGTTCGCGGCTCTCGCCATGGATGTCGCCGAACGGCTTCGCGCGCAGGGCATCGGGGCGACCGTCATAGATCCGCGCTGGGCCATTCCCGTGCAGCCCTCGATCGTGAGCATGGCCGCTCGACACCGTCTCGTCATCACGATCGAAGACGGGATCCGTGTCGGAGGCATCGGCACCCGCGTGCGCCAGGTGCTCCGTGAAGCCGGCATCGACACGGCTGTGGACGAGCTCGGCCTCCCCGACGAGTTCATCGACCACGCCTCGCGGGACCAGATCCTTGCGGATGCGGGCCTCACGGCGGCGAAGATCGCCCAGGACGTCGTCTCTCAGGTACTCGGAACCCGCATCCCCGTCGCACGTCAGACCGACGAGACGGGGACGATCGACCTGCCTCTCCGCGAACGCCGCTGA
- a CDS encoding thiolase family protein, which translates to MAEISDVFFVDGVRTPFGRAGEKGMYWNTRADDLAVKATIGLMERNAAVPTDRIDDVAIAATSQTGDQGLTLGRSVAILAGLPQTVPGLAVERMCAGAMTSVTTMGASIGVGMYDFALAGGVEHMGHHPIGANADPNPRFVAEKMVDPGALNMGVTAERIFDRFPHLTKERSDRFGMLSQHKVQAAYDAGKIQPDLVPIATKSADGAWGLATEDEGRRPQTTMADLAALKTPFRPHGRVTAGTSSPLTDGATMSLLAGGGAVKEFGLAPKMRMVSFAFAGVQPEIMGIGPIPSTEKALKKAGLTIADIGLFELNEAFAIQVISLLDHFGIADDDPRVNQWGGAIALGHPLAASGVRLMIQLAAQFAERPDVRYGLTAMCVGLGQGGSVIWENPHYDGKKRK; encoded by the coding sequence GTGGCCGAGATCTCGGACGTCTTCTTCGTCGATGGAGTGCGCACCCCCTTCGGGCGCGCCGGCGAAAAAGGCATGTACTGGAACACCCGCGCAGACGACCTCGCCGTGAAGGCGACCATCGGCCTGATGGAGCGGAACGCCGCGGTTCCCACGGACCGCATCGACGACGTCGCGATCGCCGCGACCAGCCAGACCGGTGACCAGGGCCTCACGCTCGGCCGTTCCGTCGCTATCTTGGCCGGTCTTCCGCAGACCGTGCCCGGCCTCGCCGTCGAGCGCATGTGCGCCGGCGCGATGACCAGCGTCACGACCATGGGTGCCTCGATCGGCGTCGGCATGTACGACTTCGCCCTCGCCGGAGGAGTCGAGCACATGGGACACCACCCGATCGGCGCCAACGCCGACCCGAACCCGCGCTTCGTGGCCGAGAAGATGGTCGACCCCGGGGCCCTGAACATGGGTGTGACCGCGGAGCGCATCTTCGATCGCTTCCCGCATCTGACCAAGGAGCGCTCCGACAGGTTCGGCATGCTCAGCCAGCACAAGGTGCAGGCCGCCTACGACGCCGGCAAGATCCAGCCCGACCTCGTCCCGATCGCGACCAAGAGCGCCGACGGCGCCTGGGGCCTCGCGACGGAGGACGAGGGCCGACGCCCGCAGACGACCATGGCCGATCTCGCCGCTCTCAAGACGCCCTTCCGCCCGCACGGCCGCGTGACCGCGGGCACCTCGTCGCCGCTGACCGACGGGGCGACCATGTCGCTGCTCGCCGGTGGCGGAGCGGTCAAGGAATTCGGACTCGCGCCGAAGATGCGCATGGTGTCGTTCGCGTTCGCAGGCGTCCAGCCCGAGATCATGGGCATCGGTCCGATCCCCTCGACCGAGAAGGCACTGAAGAAGGCCGGGCTGACGATCGCCGACATCGGGCTGTTCGAGCTCAACGAGGCCTTCGCGATCCAGGTCATCTCGCTGCTCGACCACTTCGGCATCGCCGACGACGACCCCCGCGTCAACCAGTGGGGCGGCGCCATCGCACTCGGCCACCCGCTCGCGGCGTCCGGCGTGCGTCTGATGATCCAGCTCGCGGCGCAGTTCGCTGAGCGCCCCGACGTGCGCTACGGCCTGACGGCCATGTGCGTCGGTCTCGGGCAGGGCGGCTCCGTCATCTGGGAGAACCCGCACTACGACGGCAAGAAGAGGAAGTAA
- a CDS encoding alpha/beta hydrolase family protein, translated as MKSLRHAVALLVPVLLALGAAMTLLVLRIARRVVIPAKRPADARILAVDTGAQTIELSRTRDTELPGRYGLFTSGTYGYVKLGAVLSVGATSVRRKLLTEIETGAQVDRDAAFSGWYYATPSELHLRWENVLIGSPAGPCPAWFFPAESSTWVIQVHGRGVTRAECLRAVPVLHAAGFPNLVVSYRNDGEAPRSRAGAYALGAAEWRDVDAAVAYALRHGAERVILMGWSMGGAVSLQTAVNSGHRDRIAGLILESPVIDWRTVLRFQAREAGMRAPLPDLAMSALSVPLTARLSGAEDAIPFDRLDMVARADELAVPILILHSDDDGFVPADASHALQRARPDLVTMPSFSVARHTKLWNYDQTGWNTAITGWLASQGFSASA; from the coding sequence ATGAAGAGTCTCAGGCACGCCGTTGCGCTCCTTGTCCCTGTGCTGCTCGCTCTCGGGGCGGCGATGACCCTGCTCGTGCTGCGCATCGCACGACGGGTGGTGATTCCGGCGAAACGCCCGGCGGATGCGCGGATCCTCGCCGTCGACACCGGTGCGCAGACCATCGAACTGTCCCGTACGCGCGACACCGAGCTGCCGGGGCGCTACGGCCTGTTCACCTCGGGCACCTATGGCTACGTCAAGCTCGGTGCCGTGCTCAGCGTCGGTGCGACAAGTGTGCGACGCAAGCTGCTGACCGAGATCGAGACGGGGGCTCAGGTCGACCGCGATGCGGCGTTCAGCGGCTGGTACTACGCGACGCCGAGTGAGCTGCACCTGCGATGGGAGAACGTGCTGATCGGCTCGCCTGCCGGCCCGTGTCCCGCGTGGTTCTTCCCCGCGGAGTCCTCGACCTGGGTCATCCAGGTGCACGGACGCGGAGTGACCCGTGCGGAGTGCCTGCGGGCGGTGCCGGTGCTCCATGCGGCGGGGTTCCCGAATCTCGTGGTCTCGTATCGCAACGACGGCGAGGCGCCGCGCAGTCGTGCGGGCGCCTACGCCCTCGGTGCGGCCGAATGGCGCGACGTCGATGCTGCGGTGGCCTACGCGCTGCGGCACGGAGCCGAGCGGGTGATCCTGATGGGGTGGTCGATGGGCGGCGCCGTGTCGCTGCAGACCGCGGTCAATTCAGGCCATCGCGACCGCATCGCCGGGCTGATCCTCGAGTCTCCCGTGATCGACTGGCGGACCGTGCTGCGCTTCCAGGCGAGGGAGGCGGGGATGCGTGCACCGCTGCCGGATCTCGCCATGAGCGCACTCTCGGTGCCGCTGACCGCGCGACTCAGCGGCGCGGAGGATGCCATTCCCTTCGACCGGCTCGACATGGTCGCCAGGGCCGATGAACTGGCGGTGCCGATCCTGATCCTGCACAGCGACGACGACGGTTTCGTGCCTGCAGACGCCTCGCACGCGCTGCAACGGGCGAGGCCGGATCTCGTGACGATGCCGAGCTTCTCGGTCGCTCGCCACACGAAGCTGTGGAACTACGACCAGACCGGCTGGAACACCGCGATCACCGGATGGCTGGCCTCGCAGGGCTTCAGCGCTTCTGCCTGA
- a CDS encoding ribonuclease D, which produces MTEYSVISDVSEFHAACAALAAGSGPVAVDVERASGFRYSQRAYLVQVYRREAGVFLFDPPALGDFSPLQQAIGDVLWVFHAASQDLPSLRELDLVPHSIFDTELASRLLGHERVGLAAVVENALGITLKKEHSAADWSTRPLPAAWLEYAALDVLHLIDVYEILQAELEDQGKTEFAAEEFAATLTRLPKPPREDPWRRLSGLHQVRGARNLAVARSLWQARESFAQDQDVSPGRLVPDRSLVAAVLANPQSKQALAGTKEFQGRASRSQIDRWWQAMVDGRSTEDLPRERVPSDTLPPPRAWADRNPEADARLKAARPVVEATAEEMGMPTENLLTPDHLRRVAWDVPGPTAEDIGAALEALGARPWQIAQTAQKIADAFVEAAQTPDETPADAS; this is translated from the coding sequence GTGACTGAATACTCCGTGATCTCCGACGTGTCGGAGTTCCACGCGGCCTGCGCCGCCCTGGCAGCAGGTTCGGGCCCGGTGGCCGTCGATGTGGAGCGGGCATCCGGATTCCGCTACTCCCAGCGTGCCTACCTGGTGCAGGTGTACCGCCGCGAGGCCGGCGTCTTCCTCTTCGATCCGCCGGCGCTCGGCGACTTCTCGCCGCTGCAGCAAGCCATCGGAGACGTGCTGTGGGTCTTCCATGCCGCCAGCCAGGATCTGCCCTCGCTGCGGGAACTCGACCTCGTGCCGCACTCCATCTTCGACACCGAACTCGCCTCGCGACTGCTCGGCCACGAGCGCGTCGGTCTCGCCGCCGTGGTCGAGAACGCCCTCGGCATCACGCTCAAGAAGGAGCACTCTGCAGCGGACTGGTCGACGCGACCGCTGCCTGCCGCGTGGCTGGAGTATGCGGCACTGGACGTGCTGCACCTGATCGACGTGTACGAGATCCTGCAGGCGGAGCTCGAGGACCAGGGCAAGACCGAGTTCGCCGCCGAGGAGTTCGCGGCGACGCTCACGCGCCTGCCGAAGCCGCCGAGAGAAGACCCGTGGCGACGGCTCAGCGGACTGCATCAGGTGCGCGGGGCTCGCAATCTGGCCGTCGCACGCTCCCTCTGGCAGGCTCGCGAGTCGTTCGCCCAGGACCAGGACGTCTCGCCCGGGCGCCTCGTTCCCGACCGATCGCTGGTCGCCGCCGTGCTCGCGAACCCCCAGAGCAAGCAGGCGCTCGCCGGCACCAAGGAGTTCCAGGGAAGGGCGAGTCGCTCGCAGATCGATCGATGGTGGCAGGCCATGGTCGACGGCCGCTCGACGGAGGATCTTCCGCGCGAACGCGTGCCGAGCGACACGCTGCCTCCTCCCCGCGCATGGGCCGACCGGAATCCCGAAGCGGATGCTCGGCTCAAGGCCGCGCGACCCGTGGTGGAGGCGACCGCCGAAGAGATGGGGATGCCCACCGAGAACCTGCTGACCCCCGATCACCTCCGTCGCGTCGCCTGGGATGTGCCGGGCCCGACCGCCGAAGACATCGGAGCAGCGCTCGAAGCGCTTGGCGCCCGCCCCTGGCAGATTGCACAGACCGCACAGAAGATCGCCGACGCCTTTGTAGAGGCGGCGCAAACCCCGGACGAGACGCCCGCGGACGCTTCGTAG
- a CDS encoding diacylglycerol kinase family protein — protein sequence MTGHVAVISNPAAGKGRAVRIAAEAIESLRTSGVEVRVYTGSSLTESRELAARALEAGPDVFVVVGGDGTLSGLLDLLCDQSVPVAVVPAGTGNDLARALRLPLRSAADAALVAQTGRPRVIDVGEVRCGASTRPFLTVAALGFDARVTERTDRLRWPSGPLRYYLALIIELVRLRPVPFRISLDGEQTRDAAGTLVAVGNTESYGGGMPICVGATPDDGMLDVVHVRTLGRLRLIALFPRLLRGRHLGVAEVSHRRVRSVAISAPGLTVYADGERVATEECTIGIRVAALTMLVPASAQLD from the coding sequence ATGACCGGTCATGTCGCCGTGATCTCGAACCCCGCAGCAGGCAAGGGTCGCGCGGTCAGGATCGCGGCCGAGGCGATCGAGAGTCTGCGCACCAGTGGGGTGGAGGTGCGCGTCTACACCGGTTCCTCCCTCACCGAGTCCAGAGAGCTCGCGGCTCGGGCTTTGGAGGCAGGGCCAGACGTCTTCGTGGTCGTCGGCGGTGATGGCACCCTGTCCGGCCTCCTCGATCTGCTCTGCGATCAGAGCGTGCCCGTGGCCGTCGTGCCCGCCGGGACGGGCAACGATCTCGCTCGGGCACTCCGGCTGCCCCTGCGGTCCGCCGCCGACGCCGCGCTCGTCGCCCAGACGGGGCGCCCTCGGGTGATCGATGTCGGAGAGGTGCGGTGCGGCGCGAGCACCCGGCCGTTCCTCACCGTCGCTGCCCTGGGATTCGATGCGAGGGTCACCGAGCGCACCGACCGCCTGCGCTGGCCGTCGGGCCCGTTGCGCTACTACCTGGCGCTCATCATCGAGCTCGTCCGTCTTCGCCCTGTGCCCTTTCGCATCTCTCTCGACGGCGAGCAGACACGCGACGCGGCGGGGACGCTCGTCGCGGTGGGGAACACCGAGAGCTACGGCGGCGGGATGCCGATCTGCGTCGGCGCGACACCGGATGACGGGATGCTCGACGTCGTCCATGTGCGCACGCTCGGTCGCCTGCGCCTGATCGCGCTCTTTCCCCGACTCCTGAGAGGCCGTCATCTCGGGGTCGCGGAGGTCTCGCATCGTCGTGTGCGTTCGGTCGCGATCTCCGCGCCCGGCTTGACGGTGTATGCCGACGGCGAGCGGGTGGCGACGGAGGAATGCACGATCGGCATCCGTGTCGCGGCTCTCACGATGCTGGTGCCGGCCTCGGCCCAGCTCGACTGA